The stretch of DNA CTAAGATTGCATTGGCGCCCACTGGCGAGGCCCACCCACTGGCCACTGGCAAGCTGGCAATTGTTCCCCAGTTCCAGTGGGCACGTAAGCATTTGTCCCTCAAAGCCGTAAGCCGAGCAAAACTCATGCATCATCTCGCCACCTCGGTCATTCACTCTCCGTCAACGATTCTTAAGCGGACACTGACCAACCGTATACCGTCCACCTCCAGAATAGCCACGACGTCATATCACCGAATCTCcgcacctccacttccaAGTTGTTGACGATTTCGCACACAGCATGACCATGATACACCATTCATTCACCTCGATAAAACACCAACAGCATGTCGGAACGcggccgctcgcgctccccCAAGCCACTCACGCCCAGCCCGGGCAGGGACGTATCCATGTCGCCTGAGCCTGAGCCTGAGCCTCCCGCCCGTCCGCTTGCcgtcgtggtcgtcgagggcctGTCGAAGAACGTGGGCCGGGCACACCTTCAGGAGATCTTTGGCGAATACGGGCGTGTGACGGGTCTCGACCTGCCGCTGTTCAAGGTCTGTGAGTACCCATCGTGCTCTCAGAGGCTTTCCTTCTTATTGGTGATCttagctgacaccagccgGACTCAACCAGGGCAAAGCGGCCATCGAGTTCGACCGCGCCGCAGCAGCCCACGACGCAGTGCGCTGCATGAATGgcggcgtgctcgacgGCAACGTCCTCAAGGTCCAGCTCTCGTCacaccctctcccctcgCCTCAGCCAAGCCCGATCCGCTCCCCCAAGCGCTCAGCCTCACGCTCTCGCTCCCCCATCCGTGGGGGGCGGTCGATCTCGCCTCcccgtcgcgcgcctccacAGCGCTCGCGTTCGCCACCCCGCCGACCACCACCCCGCTCGCGTTCACCTCCCCGACGGGGCCCACCTCGCTCGCGTTCGCCctaccgccgccgcagcccaTCACCAGTTCGGCGttccccctctccccctaCCCGCCGTCCCCCTGCCTATGGTCCTAACGCAcgtgggcgcggcggctATGGAGGCAACGGAGGCTATGGAGGAAGGTTCCGTGACCGctccccaccaccgcaCATGCGTCGTGGACCGCCCATCCGCCGCCCCAGCCCTGACTATGTGCGCGGTGGCCGGAGTCGGAGCCGCTCTCCCCCCCGCCGatcccctccccgccgctCTCCCCGGAATCGCAGTCGAAGCCTGAGCAGGAGCCGCAGCCCTATGCGCCGTCGCAGTCCCAGTTGGAGCCGCAGTCATCGCCGGTCGATGAgcaggtcgcgctcgccaagtAATTCGCGTAGCCCGCGCCACTCGCCCGCCCGCAGCGTTAGTATGGGGAGCCGCTCGCGGAGCGCAAGCCCGCGTCGTTAGATCTTTCCTTTTCAAAGCTCCATGAGGCCAAGTGGGCGAGAGACTTGGTAGTGTCCATGTTGTATGCATCAGAGAGATATGAGAAGCGCAGGGCACAAGTTGGGAAGTAGGGGGGTAGCATATTCGCACATAAGAAGAGGAGGGTCAGTCAGCCTGACCAGCTGTGGGCCAGTACAAGCCCAAGGTGGAGGTACTTGATGCCCAAAATTCCGTCATCGCCATTTGTTTgtccatcatccatcccaCCTTCTTTACGAACCTTCTTCACTCATCGTACAACGCGCAATGTCGCCTCAACAGACAGAGGCACTCAAAATGTGAGCCTCTACTTCTAACTCTctttctcctccttcctccctgctcctcctcttgcCTCCTCGTGCTAACTCCAGTCTCGCGATCGGCGCGCCGCTCTCCGAGCTagacctcctcgcgcaAAAGGTCACGGCGATCAACTCGAAGCACGGGCCATTCGATGCGTGTGTTGTCGTGGGAGATCTCTTCAAGGCCGACAGTGACGGAAGCGAGCTAGATGGTGTAGCGCGTATGTTGAAGGGAAGGTAtggctgacggcagtgcCGGTGCCGACGTACTGGACCGTGGGGAAGAATATGCTTCCCCAGCGCGTACTTGAGACGCTCGCAAAGGGGCCTGAGGTTGCTCCCAATCTCGTCTATCTCGGTGCGTCAGCTGTTCTGCTTACGTTCTTGCCTGCTTAAATCCCATTCACTCCCTTGCCTCTCCTTgctccttccttccccaTCTATCTCCCTCTCTGGGTCCACCATACCCCTTAAAGAGCCGCCACTGACATCAGGCAAGTCTAGCGTCTTTACCACTGCTCAGGGGCTCAAGATTGCAGTCGCTGGCGGTGTGTACGACCCGGCTATGTACGAGTCTGGCGCAAACCCTGGCCCGTACACGCCCGTGATTACGCAGAACTCTATTGCGCAGCTCCTCTCGCACAAAGAGATCTCCGGGTTATCTCAGGACTCGATGCTGGAGGCGgcgaaggagaaggcgagCGCTCTTCCCCCAGCGTTCCACGGTGTTGACATCTTCATCACtacctcgccaccaccttcTCTCAGCCTCCTTTCGCCTTCTTTCCCGTCCTCTGGCATCTCCCTAGCCACGGCTGCGCCACCTCTCGCCGAACTTGTTAAGCTCTCGCGCCCACGTTACCTCTTCTGGGCTGACGGGGATGGTTTCTGGGAGCGCGAGCCGTTTGGCTGGCCTGGGAGTAAAAGCGACGAGCGCTGGACGCGTGCCGTGAAGCTTGGTGCGTTGGGTGCTGTTGGCAAGGGGCCAGGGAAGCCTGCGCGCGTAAGTGGGGGAAGATGAAATCGACAGCAGGGGACTAACGCACAGTGGTTCTATGCGACTAGTCTTCCGCCCCAGACGCCTAGTACTAAGCCTCCAGTCCGTCCTGGCAACGCATCGCCAAACCCTTTTACAATGCCGTCTGGTGGCGGCTCGAGCAAACGCCAGGCGGAGGACTCGAACGGAGTTGACGGCGCCAAGCGCATCAAGTCTGAACCTGGGCCACCCCCCGAGGACTATACCTGCAAGATCTGCAATGTGCAGGGCGTGAGTTATCTGTCCTGATATTATTgttgagctgacagcagcacTGGATCCAGGACTGCCCGCAGAAGGCCTCGATGGACCCGTCCAAGCCTCCTCCTGGCTACGTCTGCAACGTCTGCAAATCTGTAGGTGCTGGCTGTGGGCCGTCTTGACGTCAGACCGAGCATTACATCCGCGAATGTCCTCaacgcgagctcgagcgagTCCGTGGTCCCCGGCCTCCACCTGCGGGATACGTCTGCAAGGCGTGCGGCAAGGCGGAGGACCACTATATCAAGGACTGCCCTGTGGTCAAGGAGCGCGATGCGAATCGCAACCGGAATAAGAAGGACCTCGGTCCTGCCGAGTGTGAGTTGGCGCACTGTGACTGATTCTGATTCCAGGCTGGTTTTGTTTGAGTAATCCCAAGGTCACCAAGCACCTCATCGTCGGCATCGGCTCAGAGACATACGTGACACTGCCGAAGGGTCAGCTCATCCCCACGCacggcaaggagaagccTCTGGTCCCGGGTGGTGGTCACGTCCTCGTGAGCTCCCCACTGCTAAGGgtagctgacaccagattATCCCCATCGCACACCACCCCACGCTCCTTTCCATTCCTACGGCTGACGCCATGGAGATCATCACCGAGATCGAGTCGTACAAGTCGGCTCTTCGTCAGTGCTACGCACAGTACAGCTCAGTTCCCGTGTtcttcgaggtcggccgCCTGGCTGGCCGCGGAGGACACGCACATGTGCAGGTCGTCCCTGTGCCGAGTGATATGGCGGACAAGGTCTTTGACGCGTTCACCAAGGCAGGCAAGTCGTACGGGTTGAACTGGGAAGACGATCCCGAGCGCGCACTTTCGCAAGTCGGCCCTGCTGGTAACTACTTCAAGGTCGAGTGCCCCGGCGGGCGCAAGATGGTGCACCTGCTCAGGAACAACTTTGACCTGCAGTTTGGGCGGTGAGTGGCAACGCGGGGAGTTCAACTGACGTTCAGTAAGGTTCTCGCTGAGTTGCTTGACATCGATGACCGCGGCAACTGGCAGGACTGCATTCAGTCCGACGCCGAAgacaaggaggacgcgctcaagtTCAAGGCGGCTCTGAAGCCGTTCCTCCCGAAGTAACATCTCCATAGAGATCCCATGTCGTCGTGTCCAGCATTATGTCCTGTTTTcctcatctctccatcctATAGCCCATGCAATGACCTGCAGACAATACCTACTACAACCTGACGCCTACAGTTGCcgggggttgaggaggccgagctcagCCAACCggcggtcgacgacgcgctcgacgaggccagCCATCCGGCTCTCGTGGCCGAGGATGTACTTGCCGACAcagtcgacctcgatgtTCACGGCGTCCCCAGCCTTCTTGCCGGTGAGGGTAAGCTTGCCCTGGGAGTGGGCAATGAGCATGATGCCAAAGCTAAGGTCGGCGTCGTTAACCCCTGTAAGGGTCAGAGATGCGCCGTCGACCGTGACGAAACCCTTTTCGACGACGTAGGGCATGAGGTGTGCGGCCTCCTCTGCAAAAGCAAAGGTAAACCTCAAGCTTGCACCGTCCGGAACGACACTCTTGATAGTAGCGACAGCATCAACGTGGCCCTGGACGACATGCCCTCCAAAGCGGCTCTTGGCAGCCATCGCGCGCTCGCAGTTGACCTTGTCTCCGACCTTGAGTTCGCCGAGGTTGGTGCGACGAAGCGTCTCGGGCGCCATACCGACCTTGAAGCTGTCAGTATCAAACGTAAGGACGGTGAGGCACGCGCCGTTGACGCAGATACTGTCGCCCTCATGACAGTCATCGAGGATCGGTGCTGCATGGCCGAGCGTAAGAATATGCTCGGTGTTAGCCGTGGCGGGCTCGATGTGCGTGATCGTGGCGAGGTGCTCAACCTTTTGTCAGCGAGCCCGTTGTCTTCCTTACAAGGCCGGTGAACATGTTTAGAAAGGTTTGTGGACAAGGAGAGTAATGTTGATAGGTCGGAGTTCGAAATCAGTTAGCGGTCACCTCGgctgtcggcgtcggctgGGGCCGGCCTGAATCCTCACTCATTGACTTTGGAGTGGGGCAGCTGTGGTTTGTCATGAGTTGTGTGAGGTATGCGTAATCGGTCGGCTTCTACTCCACTCCAATCAGTCTGCCCCAGTCTGTCCATCAGGTGGGGCGCTTACCGGACCGGCATGAATCTGACCGGTGACATGTGGTCGTCGGTTCTCCTCCGGACTGCTTGGTTTGCTTACTCCAAAAGCTCCACTTGTTTCAATCACATCACATCACATTCTCCCATCACATCCTCCGTCACCTGGGCAAGAGATCATGTCAGACCTCGCCCCAGTCGCGGCCATGGCGCCCACGTCGCGCGAGAACCGCCCCGAGATTGTCGGCCCCGACACCCCAGAGGCGCCCTACCCCCTCGAGCTGTTCGGTTCAGTGACAAAGGGCTTTGGGCGCGGCGCACGCTTCCTGGGCATCCCGACTGGTGAGTGTGGTTGTGTTGTGTGGCGTCTCCCTTTttctctcctcttccttgtTCTATCTATTTCTTCTCGTCTtatctctctctctccctccctgcCTCTCGTCTGacctcccttcccccttcctccccctctcttcctcttcgacCTTGAACCTTCCTCTGACACACCTAACCCCAGCCAACCTCCCCGACTCCTCCCTTGGTCCCCTCAacgccctctccctcacGGGCATCTACTACGGTTTCGCCCGCGTCCACCCAACCCTCTCAACGCCTTTACCCACGGCGGCACCCACTCCGGCGCTCACCCCTTCCCAGTCCACCACTTACCTTCCCGACCTAGCTGCAGCCCGTATTAACACTTCTTACCATCCCCCGGCACCAAAGGGCATGGGCTCGCACCCCCTCACGGCTGACGCGATCGCCAGCATGCCCGCCCACACCGCCCCTTATCCCCCCGAGAGTGCGCCTGCAACCCCCGGTGGGGTCAGTACCAAAGTCCGGCGGCtggcagaggaggacggcaaggtgTGGCCCATGGTCATGAGTGTCGGGTGGAACCCATACTTTAAGAACGAGAAGATTACCGCGGTGAGTGACGAGCaagagaggaagaggagaggtgGAAGGAGCGAGTCCCGCTGACACTTAGGAAGTCCACATCATGCACCCGTTCAAGCACGACTTTTACGGGCATGAAATgagcgtcctcgtcctcggctACATCCGCCCAGAACTCGACTACATCTCCAAAGGTGTGTCCAGTGGTCACTTTTCTCTGGTGCTGCTAACGCGATCACAGATGCGCTCATCGCCGACATCCAGTTTGACGTTAAGGTCGCTCTCAACGGCCTTGCGCGGCCCGCCTACGCAGAGTGCGCAAACTCCGCCTTCCTCACGGGATCACCGCAGCCACCTGTGGACCAGACAAGCGAGAATGAGACGTAGAGGCAGGCGCAGCATACCCAGGCAGTGACAATGATGTATATCATTTTGCTACACAGGTTCTATGATACAAACCTATTCCCAGTCCATGCTGTCGAggttgtcctcgtcctcttcatctGATCCGTCCACATCCCGCTCGGCCATTCCAGCTAACAGCCCCCGAAGGCCCAGTGCGCCATGCAGCACAAGGTCGTTGTACAGGTTCTCTTCTTTCttctcgtcttcctcgttCTCGAGACGGCGTAGAGCGTCGTAATTGATCCGCGTGCTACCACCCTTTGGGGAGTTGAAGGTCCGGTCGGTGAGAACGGGAGTGGTGGTACGCCGCGCATTCGAGCGCTTCTGGAGTGTCTCAAGGACATCCTGCTCCCCGTCGAGACGGTTCGCGGGACCCTCAGGCACCGTGCGGTCGTACGACCACGCGCCGATCTTGAGGTAGACCTTCTCGCggtcgtcggcctcctcatccGAAAGGAACAGCGGGCGCCACGGCTGGCCGCCAACCTCGAAGAgcatgtcgagctcggtctcgagctgctcgtcgtcgatctcgtcccCGATTGGAGCCAGCACGTCATTCAGCTTGGTGTTGCCCAGCTGTTCGTGTGCGGTGATGAGCGAGTGTACGAGCAGATGGTGGGGGAACTCGCGCGGCTTGATaccgaggcggaggaggcaTGTAGTCGGTGACCATCCAGCCGTTTCTCCAAACTTGTTGATGAACGGCCCGAGATCTTGCTTGCGTGGGTCACCGTGGATGCCAAGCGAGGCGAGGTATTCTTTCCCGACTGTGGTTGGAAGGAGCCCCTTCACTTTCGCGTTCTCCACCCAGACGTCCATCGCCTTATCTATCTCCTGAGACATCGCGAAGCCGCAGTTGCGTTCTCTCCAGATGTTGTACGTGATGTACTGCTCGCGTtcgcggcggaggaggcaggCGTAGCTTGATTCCTCCGATTCCCCCGGGAGCTTGTCGGGTAACGAGTGTTGGGGAAGGGTGGGCGATCGGCCTATAGAGCGGAGCGAGGGCGATTCACTGATCTCGCGTATTTCGCGTAACAATGGACTCTCGGACAGTGTTGGGGAAGGTCTCGCGGGCCGCGAGCTGCCAGTGACGGTGGGTGCAGTGGCAGTGAGTgccggcgacggcgtcctACCCACAGTCGATGACGTGAGGGGCGGGGTGGGAGGGACGCGGGACGCGACTCGCGACCGCTTCGCTGATGCCAACAGCAcgggggaggcggggcgCTTGCGAGAAACAGGAACGACAGGACCTGATGTTGACTCGTCCCCCGCGACCAAGAACGAGCCGTCCGGGCCGATGCTGAACGCGAATGGCGCTCCGCTGggcacctcgtcgagacGCAACGCGTTGGGTGGTTTGCGAGCCCCCTTCTTCCTTCGCCGCTCACGGAGGAGAAGATAGCCTTCCCACTCCTCGTCAGTCTCTCCGTCGGCATCGCGTCCTCCCacaacctcgtcgtctgagGAGTCGTCGTGCTGCGCTAGCAGTTCTTCGATCGATGGCTCTGGTTGCGCAGGGATAGGTTGGGGTCTCGGCGCCAGCATGCGTCGCAGCATCCCCTCCCTCGTGAGACACCGCGACGGCACCGAGGTGGACGAAACCGCAATGCTCCGGAATGACGCGATCGACGATGATGTATCCTGTCCAAAAGATGACGTTCGTGACATTGCGACAGACGATGGGGCAGGACTGGAACGGGTCGACTCCGACTGTGGAAGAACAGAGGAAGAGCGGCTTGATGCCTTCGATCCAGCGCGTGATTTTGAGCGCGCCTTTTCCAGTGCCTTTTTCATTTTCTGGTCTGCGGCAGACAATTTGCGGTCAGACTTGGGCAGTGGTGGAGGCGCCCACGGCTTCCCTGACCGTTTCTGGGGGTGGATCTCAGCCCATCTGTTGGCATACAGCTTCGAGGCCATGCAGAACTCGGTGTCGATTGGGAcggccgcgacgcgcgTCAGGAGGCGCGCCTGAGCAATATCACGCCAGTGCTCCATGATGATGGGGGCAGCGGCACCGGCCATCTGGTACTCGGGGATGGGGCGTTTATGGTCTCCGCCAAAACCGCGCAGACCGTCACCGACCGCCTTGCCGCGCGAGGGGCCGGCGATGAGAGGCATCGGCAAGCCAATATCAGGGatgctcgtcgaccatgcGATCATCATGTCCTTAAGCTCCGAGCGGCGGGCCATGGCGTTCTCGTGGCCACCACTAAACGTCTGCCCAATTTCCGTCACCCACCCCGTGATCTGCGGCACGGTCTCGCCCTGTTTCGCAGCAGTGATGCCCCAGAATAACAGCGCGGAAGCGATGTCTGTCGACGCTTTTGCACCCCAAAGACCGACGACACAGGTGGCGCAGTAGAGATGGAACGCGGCCTCGAGAGTCTTCCGCCAGTCGATGCTCTTCATGAATTCCCAAGCCGTAGAGTCGAGGACGAAGTCGTCAGGTCCTGCGGTCTCGAGTGTGATCCCCTTGCGTTCCGACGCGGCCTTCAGCTCGGTGAAGCTAAGCCCTCTGAGGCGCTCTGCCCAGTCCAGCTTGGCCAAACGCTCGATGTGGCATCCCATGACGAGGACCTGTGACATGAGGAGATCAACAACCTCTAGCTTGCGATTGAACACTTTGCAGAAATGACGGTGTGCGGACCGTACGGCGGCCTTGCTGTCGATGTACCCAAGGTGGTTGGAACCCAACTTCTTAGTGCGATCCGCAAGCGCGCCGATAGACGGGGCCATGATCAGCCCGTCGCCGCGAACGTTGGACGCCTGAGATCGGACCTTCTTGACGTGGTTGAGACAGCTATTGACAAGGGTTATGTTGCTGTCCTGGATAGTGTAcaggatggcgagcgcaaCGCGGATCCTGGCCTTCTTCGTGCCATTGCTCGTTGTCATGCCTTTCAGCTGTCggcccgcctcctccgcgcgcATCTTGTTGTACCACGAGCGCGCGCCGGCCTTGAAATGGCTCCCGTTGTGATGAATGATGCGCGTTGtctggtcgacgaggtacATGTGAAGAAGACTATCGATAAACGATTCGTGTTGCCTCTCGCGGGTCTCTTTGTATAGCGAAgagcgctcgtcgtcatgTAACAGTGTGCCGAAGGCCTCGGTGTACTGAGCGGTATTGCGGACTCTTGTCGCCTGCTCGTCGATCGCGCCGCAGTAGGTACATGCTGTGAAGTGGTCCGCGGTTACAACCAGTGCGCTCTCTCGGCTCTCGATCAAACATTTGGTGCAGAGGGCTGCCATGGTGAGGGGGGTGAGACGCGGATGCAAGGAGAGTTGCGCGATGCGAGGTTGGATCAGACCATAGAGTGCGCGTCTTGCTTCTAGAGAAGCTTGACGAGCACTTCGGTTGGTCCGAGGACGGCGTGTGTGC from Cutaneotrichosporon cavernicola HIS019 DNA, chromosome: 7b encodes:
- a CDS encoding uncharacterized protein (RNA recognition motif), with translation MSERGRSRSPKPLTPSPGRDVSMSPEPEPEPPARPLAVVVVEGLSKNVGRAHLQEIFGEYGRVTGLDLPLFKVSGLNQGKAAIEFDRAAAAHDAVRCMNGGVLDGNVLKVQLSSHPLPSPQPSPIRSPKRSASRSRSPIRGGRSISPPRRAPPQRSRSPPRRPPPRSRSPPRRGPPRSRSPYRRRSPSPVRRSPSPPTRRPPAYGPNARGRGGYGGNGGYGGRFRDRSPPPHMRRGPPIRRPSPDYEPQPYAPSQSQLEPQSSPVDEQVALAK
- a CDS encoding uncharacterized protein (Protein similar to CwfJ C-terminus 2), which codes for MSPQQTEALKILAIGAPLSELDLLAQKVTAINSKHGPFDACVVVGDLFKADSDGSELDGVALPVPTYWTVGKNMLPQRVLETLAKGPEVAPNLVYLGKSSVFTTAQGLKIAVAGGVYDPAMYESGANPGPYTPVITQNSIAQLLSHKEISGLSQDSMLEAAKEKASALPPAFHGVDIFITTSPPPSLSLLSPSFPSSGISLATAAPPLAELVKLSRPRYLFWADGDGFWEREPFGWPGSKSDERWTRAVKLGALGAVGKGPGKPARWFYATSLPPQTPSTKPPVRPGNASPNPFTMPSGGGSSKRQAEDSNGVDGAKRIKSEPGPPPEDYTCKICNVQGHWIQDCPQKASMDPSKPPPGYVCNVCKSTEHYIRECPQRELERVRGPRPPPAGYVCKACGKAEDHYIKDCPVVKERDANRNRNKKDLGPAECWFCLSNPKVTKHLIVGIGSETYVTLPKGQLIPTHGKEKPLVPGGGHVLIIPIAHHPTLLSIPTADAMEIITEIESYKSALRQCYAQYSSVPVFFEVGRLAGRGGHAHVQVVPVPSDMADKVFDAFTKAGKSYGLNWEDDPERALSQVGPAGNYFKVECPGGRKMVHLLRNNFDLQFGRKVLAELLDIDDRGNWQDCIQSDAEDKEDALKFKAALKPFLPK
- the RIB5 gene encoding uncharacterized protein (Lumazine binding domain), translated to MFTGLVEHLATITHIEPATANTEHILTLGHAAPILDDCHEGDSICVNGACLTVLTFDTDSFKVGMAPETLRRTNLGELKVGDKVNCERAMAAKSRFGGHVVQGHVDAVATIKSVVPDGASLRFTFAFAEEAAHLMPYVVEKGFVTVDGASLTLTGVNDADLSFGIMLIAHSQGKLTLTGKKAGDAVNIEVDCVGKYILGHESRMAGLVERVVDRRLAELGLLNPRQL
- the FMN1 gene encoding uncharacterized protein (Riboflavin kinase), which gives rise to MSDLAPVAAMAPTSRENRPEIVGPDTPEAPYPLELFGSVTKGFGRGARFLGIPTANLPDSSLGPLNALSLTGIYYGFARVHPTLSTPLPTAAPTPALTPSQSTTYLPDLAAARINTSYHPPAPKGMGSHPLTADAIASMPAHTAPYPPESAPATPGGVSTKVRRLAEEDGKVWPMVMSVGWNPYFKNEKITAEVHIMHPFKHDFYGHEMSVLVLGYIRPELDYISKDALIADIQFDVKVALNGLARPAYAECANSAFLTGSPQPPVDQTSENET